The DNA region GGTATCCAAAGTGCTGATCGTACTGTCCAGACTTAAATTTGCCAACAGAATCAATATCAAGTCGAGTTATCTTGTGAAGATCAGAGAGATGATGGTCGATGTGGTCGATATATAGTCGGCATGATGTAAGAAGGTTCGCCATTCTGCGATTCAGCGTATTTCCTTCTATATGAAAGTCTTTATGCTCTTTTCCATGGAAAAGGTAGCTTGATGCGGCAATGTTGATAATTTCTATTTCTAACTCTTTTGCATTCTCTATCAGGAGATCAAATTTCTCTTCTATGTATATAGAGTTTATGATGATGTCGCGAAATACCAATAGTTTATCGAACTGATCTTCAGTAATTTTTAAGAAAGCTTCTGATCCTAGAACCATCCTGGTCAACCCATACTCGACCGGTCTATCTGACATCATCTCCTCCCAAGCAATCTAACCCCATATTAGGGAGTGGCTGGAAGGAAGGGAACCGGCTGCATCGGCGCTCAGGATGGGACGGTAGACGTCCACCTCATGCCGCCAGCGTCGGAAAGTCAACCTCGGGAAGCGGACGGGTTCGACAGCGGAGATTGCGTGCCCCCGCAACCAAACACACCAAACGCCCCGGTTCGAAAGAGCCGGGGCGTTCGTGCGTCCGGGCTTACGCTGCCACTACCTGCGCTTCCGGGATCGCCAAGTCGCGCGTTTCCAACTCCGCCAGCAGAGCGGCGAGATGGTCGGCGTCGGCCTGGACCGTCGCACAGTCGAACCATGGGGGCAGGTTTTCCAGATCCTCGCGCGCGATCGGAGTCTGTCCCGTCACCTGCACCAGATTGATCGCTTCGTTCGGATCCCTGGCGAGATCATACATCTCCCATTCCTGCCGGCTTTCGTTCGACGGGTCGAAATAGCGGACCAGCTTGGCGTCCTTGGTGCGTACGCACCGGATGTGGTTGGGCTGACGCACCGGGCCAGGGGCCAAATCCGGCACCCCCTTGATGCTGAAGGCGCCGTTGCGGACGGCCTCCACCGTGCGGCAATAGACCTCGTACGCCTCATGATAATCGCGTTCGCCGCCTGCCGCGGTTTGGGTCACCTCGTCGTCCGTGATGAACAGCACCCCTTCGCGTTCCGTTCCATCGGGGTAGGTGACCGCCGTGCCGGGTGCCTTCAGCACCGGGGTCAAATCGACGCCGGGCAGCGGCGCCATGCTGTGCCGTTCGGACAGTCCGGCTTCCGCCTCGACCAGGACGTCCCGCCCGACACCGGTCAGCCCCAGAACGGTCGGCACGAGGTCGGCGTGGCTGGTCACGGCATCCACATGCCTCAGCGTGCCATCCTTGCGCATCGACTGCGGAAACCGCACGACCATCGGCACATGCACCGCCTCCTGATAGGCGACATGCCACTTTTCCAGCATCATGTTATGGGCGGCGCCCAACTCGCCGTGGTCGGCCACGAAAAGCACGATGGTATTCTCGGCCTGACCGGTGTCCTCCAGAGTCTGGAGTACGCGGTCGATCTGGGGGTCGACCTGCGAATGCAGCCAGGCATAGAATTGCAGGAACCGGATGCTGTAGCCCTCCGGGTCTTCGGAAAGCTGGAACGGGATGGAGAATTTGAGGGCCAAGGCCACCGCGGCCGCCCATTCGTCCTCCCCGATTCCGGTATCGGCCTCCTTGTCGTTGCCGCCGCCGGCGCTGACGGCGCCGTGGCTCGCCTTGGCGGACAGGGCGAGCCCGATCTTGTAGGCCGCGTCGAACTGGCAGGACGGCTTGGTCGACAGATCCTCGTTCCAGGTGGGGATGGTGCCGGCACAGTCCTGGGGGAACCCCTGCGGATTGAGCGGTATCGTCATGGTGCCTTCGACCGGCATGTGCGATGCCTGCCCCTGGTCGGGGACATCGAGCGGACCGAACACCGGCTGGCTCTTTCGGGACGAATCCTGTGCGGCAGTCGGGGGCAATGCCTGGGAGATCACCGTCGGATAGGTGGCGATGTCGTGGGGGTTGGTGAAGGACATCACCGCGAACCAGGGACGCTTGGCCGCATCGGTCGCCTGGGTACCGTCGCCGATACGCGCCTCGTCCGCCGAAGTCCCGTAATTGTAAGGCTGCGCCAGCCCGCGACGGCGCAGGAACAGGCACGCGTTGTCGGCGAACCCAGGGTCGCGGTAGATGCCCAGATTGTTGATGGCCGCCCCATGGGGTTCGGGATAGGACAGTTCCCAATCGGCGAAGCCGAAGCGGTCCAGCGAATGGCCGGGCGGATCGCTGACATGCCATTTGCCGAAATAATGGGAGGAGTAGCCGATCGCCCGCATCCAATGGCCCAGGGTGGGATAGCCGTCGGCCCGGAGCCACGGGAAGTGCGGCGCGTTGCCGTCCTTGAACATGCCGTCGGTCTGGGTCACGCCGGTCCGGGTGCCGTACTGGCCGGTGAACATCACCGCCCGACTGGGGGTGCAGGCGCTGGACGCGATGGTATGGTTGTGCAGGGCCACTGCATTCCTGCGCAGGCGGGTCAGGCCGGGGAAATACCGGGCGTAGTCGTTGTCGCCGACATCCGCAGGGCCCCGGAACCCCAGGATCTGTTTCAGCGGCTCAGCCATCCCGCCATCGGGACCATAGGAGAAGCGTGGATACCGGTACTGGTCGACGACGATCATCAGGATATTGGGTTGCGCAGTGGCGGTGCCTTCAGTCATGGCAGTATGGTCCTTTACGATGGATAGAGTGGTTCAAGAGAAAGGATTTTATCTTTGAAATAAGAATTCATCGTCCTTTGATGGTGGAACTGAATTCATATGAATTAATCCCACGAACCAAAAGTATTTTGATAATTATGCAGGAGTCAATTGGTATGAAGGTTTTCTAACTTGAAGTTTTTTGAAAAATACTTACGGAAGTGTGCGATTTTATAATAAGCTCAGTCCGGAAGCGGCTTTGGGCACCCGAACTGTCGGGTGCAAATGGAAATGCCGCCGATTCCGGATTGGAATCAGCGGCATTGCATTGCGTAGGCCCGAACGTTTCCGAGGACGGGTGATGTCGACGATGTTACGCCCTGTCCCGGCGCTTCCTCGGAACTTTCCGACGCTGGCCTTACATCTTCTTCTGGACGTTGTCGGCGCCGCGTTCGATGGCGCGGCCGCCGGCCTGAACGTCCTGGCCGGCGCCTTCGACGGTGTTGCAGGCGGCCAGCGTGGTGCCCAGCAGCGAGCCGAGGATGGCGAGCATGGCGAACTTCTTGACGGTGGTCATGGTGGTCTCCCTTTCGGTGGCGATGTGATGCCACCTGGAACGCAAGCGGGGCAGTAAAGGTTTCCGGATCCGAAAGGGGAGGGGGCTTGCGCAAAAGGGGTATCCTGCGTTCCGGTGCGGCGAATGGGGCGGGAGAACCTGCCGGATCCGCAGCCCTAGCCCCAGAGACGAAGTGTCCCGTTGCCACAGGGCGTGAGCGCGGGCATAACTCGCCCCGCGGCACTTTCCGCTGGCCCTCCCCGCTGGATGGGACGGCTTTTGGCAACGAGCAAGAATGGCGAAAGGAAAGCCTCTCATGGCTGAAAGCACTTTTGACGTCGTCGTGGTGGGCGGCGGTCCCGGCGGGTATGTCTGCGCGATCCGTGCGGCGCAGCTCGGTTTCAAGGTCGCCTGCGTCGAAAAGCGCGGGACCCTCGGCGGCACCTGCCTGAACGTCGGCTGCATCCCGTCCAAGGCTCTGCTGGCGGCGTCGGAGAAGTTCGAGGAGGCGGCCCACGGCCTGGCCAAGTTCGGCATCAAGGTCGGCGGCGTCGAACTCGACCTGCCGGGCATGCTGTCCCACAAGGACAAGGTCGTTAAGGACAATGTCGGCGGCATCGAATTCCTGTTCAAGAAGAACAAGGTCACCTGGCTGAAGGGCGCCGGCAAGATCACCGCCGCCAACACGGTCGAGGTCGAAGGCGTCGGCACCGTCACCGCGTCGAAGGCCATCGTCATCGCCACCGGGTCGGAAGTCACCCCGCTGCCGGGCATCGCCATCGACGAGAAGCGCGTGGTGTCCTCCACCGGCGCGCTGGACCTGGCCGAGGTGCCGAAGCATCTGGTGGTCATCGGCGGCGGCGTGATCGGGCTGGAGCTGGGCTCCGTCTGGGGCCGCCTGGGCGCCAAGGTGACGGTGGTCGAGTTCCTCGACCGCGTGCTGCCGACGATGGACGGCGAGCTGTCGAAACAGGCCCAGCGCATCTTCGCCAAGCAGGGCATGGACTTCAAGCTGAGCACCAAGGTGACCGGCGCGACCGTGACCGAGACCGGCGTGACCCTGATGGTCGAGCCCGCCGCCGGCGGCGCGGCCCAGACCATCGAGGCCGACACCGTGCTGGTCGCCATCGGCCGCCGCCCCTACACCGAAGGGCTGGGGCTGGAAGCGGTCGGCGTCGAGCTGGATCGCGGCCGCGTCAAGATCGACGGCCATTTCCAGAGCAGCGTCCCCGGCATCTACGCCATCGGCGACGTGGTGGTCGGCCCGATGCTGGCCCACAAGGCCGAGGAGGAGGGCGTCGCGCTCGCCGAGCAGTTGGCCGGCCAGAAGAGCCATGTCAACCACGACCTGGTTCCCGGCGTCGTCTACACCTGGCCGGAAGTCGCCGCCGTCGGCAAGACCGAAGAGCAGCTGAAGGCCGCGGGCGTTGCCTACAAGGCCGGCAAGTTCCCGTTCACGGCGAACGGCCGCGCACGCGCCAGCGCCACGACCGACGGCTTCGTGAAGATCCTGTCGGATGCCGCCACCGATCAGGTGCTGGGCGTCCACATGATCGGCCCGAACGTGTCGGAGATGATCGGCGAGCTGGTGCTGGCCATGGAGTTCAGCGCGTCGGCCGAGGACATCGCCCGCACCTGCCATGCCCACCCGACCCTGTCGGAAGCGGTCAAGGAAGCTGCCCTGGCGGTGGACGGGCGTCCGCTGCACATCTGATCGGACCGAGGGTT from Azospirillum thiophilum includes:
- a CDS encoding sulfatase-like hydrolase/transferase; its protein translation is MTEGTATAQPNILMIVVDQYRYPRFSYGPDGGMAEPLKQILGFRGPADVGDNDYARYFPGLTRLRRNAVALHNHTIASSACTPSRAVMFTGQYGTRTGVTQTDGMFKDGNAPHFPWLRADGYPTLGHWMRAIGYSSHYFGKWHVSDPPGHSLDRFGFADWELSYPEPHGAAINNLGIYRDPGFADNACLFLRRRGLAQPYNYGTSADEARIGDGTQATDAAKRPWFAVMSFTNPHDIATYPTVISQALPPTAAQDSSRKSQPVFGPLDVPDQGQASHMPVEGTMTIPLNPQGFPQDCAGTIPTWNEDLSTKPSCQFDAAYKIGLALSAKASHGAVSAGGGNDKEADTGIGEDEWAAAVALALKFSIPFQLSEDPEGYSIRFLQFYAWLHSQVDPQIDRVLQTLEDTGQAENTIVLFVADHGELGAAHNMMLEKWHVAYQEAVHVPMVVRFPQSMRKDGTLRHVDAVTSHADLVPTVLGLTGVGRDVLVEAEAGLSERHSMAPLPGVDLTPVLKAPGTAVTYPDGTEREGVLFITDDEVTQTAAGGERDYHEAYEVYCRTVEAVRNGAFSIKGVPDLAPGPVRQPNHIRCVRTKDAKLVRYFDPSNESRQEWEMYDLARDPNEAINLVQVTGQTPIAREDLENLPPWFDCATVQADADHLAALLAELETRDLAIPEAQVVAA
- a CDS encoding entericidin A/B family lipoprotein — translated: MTTVKKFAMLAILGSLLGTTLAACNTVEGAGQDVQAGGRAIERGADNVQKKM
- the lpdA gene encoding dihydrolipoyl dehydrogenase, producing the protein MAESTFDVVVVGGGPGGYVCAIRAAQLGFKVACVEKRGTLGGTCLNVGCIPSKALLAASEKFEEAAHGLAKFGIKVGGVELDLPGMLSHKDKVVKDNVGGIEFLFKKNKVTWLKGAGKITAANTVEVEGVGTVTASKAIVIATGSEVTPLPGIAIDEKRVVSSTGALDLAEVPKHLVVIGGGVIGLELGSVWGRLGAKVTVVEFLDRVLPTMDGELSKQAQRIFAKQGMDFKLSTKVTGATVTETGVTLMVEPAAGGAAQTIEADTVLVAIGRRPYTEGLGLEAVGVELDRGRVKIDGHFQSSVPGIYAIGDVVVGPMLAHKAEEEGVALAEQLAGQKSHVNHDLVPGVVYTWPEVAAVGKTEEQLKAAGVAYKAGKFPFTANGRARASATTDGFVKILSDAATDQVLGVHMIGPNVSEMIGELVLAMEFSASAEDIARTCHAHPTLSEAVKEAALAVDGRPLHI